The window AAAAGCGCAACGAGCTCAACGCGGAGGCTAACGAACTCTTCGACAAAGTCGAGGAGCTCAAGTCGGACATGGAGCTCGACGAGGGGAAGGACCTCGAGGAACTCGAGGAAGAGATCGAAGAACTCGAGTTCAAACAGCAGACCGAGGTCCTCTCGAGCGAGGAAGAGCAGGAGCTCATCGAGAAGATCGAGTCCAAGCGCGAGGAGTACGAGGAGCGCAAGCAGAAACTCGATCAGAACGAGGACTTAGAGGAACTCGTCGAGGAGGCAGAGGAAGTACGATCGGAAGCCTCCCAGCACCACCAGAAGGTCACGGAACTCGCGGACAAGGCCCAGGAACATCACAACCAGATGATCGAGGCCTACCGCGAGGCCGACGACATCCGTGACGAGGCCGACGAGATGCACGAGAAGTTCGTCGAGGCCCAGGAGGCGGCCGACCGTCACCACGAGGACTTCGTCCGCGTTCAGAAGCGTCTGCGCGAACTCGACAAGCAGGAAGAAGAGGAGCGCAAGTCCGAGCGCGACAAGAAGAAAGAGGAGGCCAAGGAAGAGGCCGAAGAAATCTATCAGAAGTTCAAAGAAGGCGAAACCCTCGACACCGAGGACCTGATGAAGCTCCAGAAGACGGGGCTGCTCTAAGGTCGTCCCCAGGTTCGATTCGTCCCCGCGTTCGGGTCGCGGGTCCGGCGTTCGCATCTGATTTGGGTTCGTGTTCGCGGTCACGGTCGTAGTGATAGTGGTAGTGGTAGTGATAGGGGTCGTCGCGATTTTCGGCCGACCGAGGACGACCAGCAGCGTACGCTGGCACCTGCGTCCCGTCTCGAGTGCGGGAGGTCGTGGTCCGGGTCCGTTCGTGGCCGTGATTTCCGGTCGTTCCGGGGACGGAGAACGTGAGATCGAGAGTCGAGAGTCCAGTAGCGACGCGGCCGACGCTCGTGAGCGGACGAGCCGCGACGACAACGGTTAACAGGTCAGCACACGGACCTGACGCTATGAACAGAGGTGACTACCGTGGTTAGTACGGCAGACGTCGGACGGCTTGCCGTCGTCACGCTGGGGGCAGTGCTGTTCGCCGCCGCCGGCGTCGGCCTGTTCGTCGTCTACCCCGAGACGCTCACGGACCTGTTCGGGATCGCGTTCGCGATCGTCGTCGTCCTCGCCGGGCTCCGGATCGCGGGCAACGTCGCCGCGTCGCTGTTTCCCGACTACGACGTGGCCGAGGTCGCCGTCGAGGGACCGATCA of the Halobiforma lacisalsi AJ5 genome contains:
- a CDS encoding coiled-coil protein, with the protein product MVDGSKNIELTEDDLENKSKGELIKKAGQLRDRRNELNQMASERASKRDDLNAKTREKVDEAQEHREKRDELNEQVQEHKEKRNELNAEANELFDKVEELKSDMELDEGKDLEELEEEIEELEFKQQTEVLSSEEEQELIEKIESKREEYEERKQKLDQNEDLEELVEEAEEVRSEASQHHQKVTELADKAQEHHNQMIEAYREADDIRDEADEMHEKFVEAQEAADRHHEDFVRVQKRLRELDKQEEEERKSERDKKKEEAKEEAEEIYQKFKEGETLDTEDLMKLQKTGLL